From one Shewanella sp. GD04112 genomic stretch:
- a CDS encoding FtsX-like permease family protein, with protein sequence MLHIKPILSSLLRSKSGPLLLLLQIILSVAIVANASFIIAERLNLMARDSGVVESEVFDFSIYHFDKSTDLVAQDKRDLELLRAIPGVIDVAPTSMAPLSGGGWSSNFTLGPEERAKSTPNTGMYMSDEHFINSLGLKLVEGRNFYPQEITTELLEDGGKMLVTKAFADKVWPNETALGKSVYMGTQHFVVIGVLERLQTAWVDNKNLEFSSVLSVNYPADYKRYLVRAKSSDMARLKEVIPELLHKEYPSRVVEGFTTMGERRIEAYRDHELMATVLTMMVVLLLLITSLGVTGMVMFNIQRRTKQIGTRRALGAKKRDIISYFLVENYLLCLLGGSIGVLLAIQLGQQLMSLYSLPMLEIVYPLLTVAGLFAVTTLAVYLPARKAAKISPATATRSV encoded by the coding sequence ATGTTACATATTAAACCTATTCTCAGCAGTTTATTACGCAGTAAAAGCGGCCCCTTGTTGCTGTTATTACAGATCATTTTATCTGTGGCTATCGTCGCGAATGCGAGCTTTATTATCGCCGAGCGTTTGAATTTAATGGCGCGTGATTCGGGGGTTGTTGAAAGCGAAGTTTTCGATTTCAGTATTTATCATTTTGATAAATCGACGGATTTAGTCGCGCAGGATAAACGGGATTTGGAACTTCTGCGTGCGATTCCTGGGGTGATTGATGTTGCGCCCACTTCAATGGCTCCCCTGAGCGGCGGCGGTTGGTCGAGTAACTTTACGCTGGGGCCTGAGGAGCGCGCTAAATCCACGCCCAATACGGGCATGTATATGAGTGATGAGCATTTTATCAACTCCCTAGGGCTGAAGTTAGTCGAAGGACGTAACTTCTATCCCCAGGAGATCACCACAGAGTTGCTGGAAGATGGTGGCAAGATGCTCGTCACTAAAGCCTTTGCCGATAAGGTATGGCCGAATGAAACCGCACTCGGGAAAAGCGTCTATATGGGCACGCAGCACTTTGTGGTGATTGGAGTGCTGGAGCGCTTACAAACGGCGTGGGTGGATAACAAAAACCTGGAGTTTAGCTCAGTGTTGTCGGTGAATTATCCCGCTGACTATAAACGCTATTTAGTGAGAGCTAAGTCGAGCGATATGGCTCGCCTCAAGGAAGTCATTCCCGAGCTGCTGCACAAGGAATATCCGAGCCGCGTGGTCGAAGGTTTTACGACCATGGGAGAGCGCCGTATCGAGGCGTACCGTGACCATGAGTTAATGGCAACCGTACTGACCATGATGGTGGTGTTACTGCTGCTGATCACATCCCTTGGGGTGACAGGCATGGTGATGTTTAATATCCAGCGCCGCACTAAACAGATCGGCACTCGCCGTGCGTTAGGGGCGAAAAAGCGCGATATTATCAGCTACTTCCTCGTAGAGAACTATCTGCTCTGCTTGCTCGGCGGCAGCATTGGTGTGCTGTTAGCGATTCAGCTCGGTCAGCAATTGATGAGCCTCTATAGTCTGCCGATGCTGGAGATAGTCTATCCATTATTGACTGTGGCGGGGCTGTTTGCGGTAACCACTCTTGCGGTGTACTTACCGGCTCGCAAGGCCGCTAAGATTTCTCCGGCGACAGCCACCCGCAGTGTTTAA
- a CDS encoding CsgG/HfaB family protein, with translation MTRLVFIALMLLSMSACSLIPKPDLNITPAQVNPMSEVMKGLQSQPGPKFPIPVAVYSFRDQTGQYKPQANVSSFSTAVTQGATSMLMQTLIDSKWFTPVEREGLQNLLTERKISNKQNGTKGDDIPVLSTARLLLEGGIISYETNTSTGGTGVEYYGIGASEMYREDLVTIYLRAVDVHTGKVMMSVSTSKRVLSQEMRAGLFRYTSLNRLAEAEVGFTTNEPVQFCVLQAIELAVAELIDKGIKQGYWSQAQVTQPAERQQELSQG, from the coding sequence ATGACTCGTTTAGTGTTTATCGCCCTGATGCTGCTGAGTATGTCAGCCTGTAGCTTGATCCCAAAGCCAGACTTAAATATCACGCCCGCTCAAGTTAATCCGATGAGTGAGGTGATGAAAGGGCTACAGAGTCAGCCTGGGCCTAAGTTTCCTATCCCTGTGGCCGTGTATTCCTTTCGCGACCAAACGGGCCAGTATAAGCCCCAGGCTAACGTGAGTTCATTCTCTACTGCGGTTACACAAGGGGCGACATCGATGCTGATGCAAACCTTGATTGACTCTAAATGGTTTACGCCCGTCGAGCGTGAGGGCCTGCAAAACCTACTGACCGAGCGCAAAATCAGCAACAAACAAAATGGCACTAAGGGTGATGATATTCCGGTATTATCGACGGCGAGATTGCTATTAGAAGGCGGTATTATCAGCTACGAGACCAACACCAGCACCGGCGGCACTGGGGTGGAATACTATGGCATAGGCGCCTCGGAAATGTACCGTGAGGATTTAGTCACTATCTATCTGCGTGCGGTCGATGTGCACACGGGTAAAGTGATGATGTCTGTATCTACGAGTAAAAGGGTACTTTCGCAGGAAATGCGTGCAGGCCTGTTCCGCTATACCAGTTTGAATCGTTTGGCCGAGGCGGAAGTCGGTTTTACCACTAACGAGCCAGTGCAATTTTGCGTGTTGCAGGCCATCGAACTCGCGGTCGCCGAGTTGATTGATAAGGGCATTAAGCAAGGTTATTGGAGTCAGGCTCAGGTTACACAACCCGCTGAAAGACAGCAGGAATTGAGCCAAGGTTAA
- a CDS encoding sigma-54 dependent transcriptional regulator, which yields MDTILIVDDNHAICQALGLMLEINGYQVLTCHTPEDALSLMSTQDVDLVIQDMNFTRDTTSGEEGRQLFYALRERQQDLPIILMTAWTQLETAVELVKAGAADYMGKPWDDAKLLNSITNLIALHKLARANQQLERVNSQRQVAIADADLCGIVFGSGAMQRCIDLALQLARSDVSVLITGPNGAGKDKLADIIHANSPLKNKPFIKVNVGALPMELLEAELFGAEAGAFTGANKARIGRFEAADGGTLFLDEIGNLPLSGQVKLLRVLQTGEFERLGSHKTLKVKVRVISATNADLAQDIAEGRFREDLFYRLNVIELALPPLNQRIDDILPLVKHFVGEGFSLSKPAQQALLQHRWPGNVRELENACKRAALLAQSRVLTEADFGLPPAHGSHSSAINTTTFGRTLSAITPIEPQVKSLHHDVPAQSDSSDAMDVSREQIEMALRQHKGVIARVAKSLGLSRQALYRRMDKFGLEK from the coding sequence ATGGACACTATTCTGATTGTCGACGATAACCATGCCATCTGCCAGGCCTTAGGATTAATGCTGGAGATCAATGGTTATCAGGTCTTGACTTGTCATACGCCCGAAGATGCCCTTAGCCTAATGTCAACCCAAGATGTTGATTTGGTTATCCAAGATATGAACTTCACCCGCGATACTACCTCGGGGGAAGAAGGGCGGCAGCTGTTTTATGCCCTGCGTGAGCGTCAGCAAGATCTGCCGATCATCCTGATGACGGCGTGGACCCAGCTTGAAACAGCGGTCGAGTTAGTGAAAGCGGGCGCCGCCGATTATATGGGTAAACCGTGGGATGATGCTAAGTTACTAAACAGTATCACTAATTTAATCGCACTACATAAACTTGCCCGTGCAAACCAGCAACTCGAACGGGTGAACTCCCAGCGTCAGGTGGCGATCGCCGATGCGGATCTTTGTGGAATCGTGTTTGGCAGTGGCGCTATGCAGCGCTGTATCGACTTAGCCTTGCAACTGGCGCGTTCCGATGTGTCAGTGTTGATCACTGGCCCCAATGGTGCGGGTAAAGACAAACTTGCCGATATTATTCACGCTAATTCTCCCTTAAAAAACAAACCTTTTATCAAGGTGAATGTGGGCGCCTTGCCGATGGAGTTGCTCGAAGCAGAACTCTTTGGTGCCGAGGCGGGAGCTTTTACCGGCGCCAATAAGGCGCGCATTGGTCGCTTTGAAGCGGCCGATGGCGGCACGCTGTTTTTGGATGAAATTGGTAATTTACCCCTGTCTGGCCAAGTGAAATTGCTGCGGGTATTACAAACCGGAGAATTCGAGCGCTTAGGCAGCCATAAAACCTTAAAGGTGAAGGTGAGGGTGATCAGTGCGACCAACGCCGACCTAGCCCAAGATATTGCCGAGGGGCGTTTCCGTGAGGACTTATTCTACCGTTTGAATGTGATTGAATTGGCCTTACCGCCGCTGAATCAACGCATTGATGATATCTTGCCCTTAGTGAAGCATTTTGTCGGCGAGGGTTTTAGCCTGAGTAAACCGGCGCAGCAAGCCCTGTTGCAGCACCGCTGGCCGGGCAATGTGCGCGAGTTGGAAAACGCCTGCAAACGTGCGGCGCTGTTGGCCCAAAGCCGAGTGTTAACCGAAGCCGATTTTGGGTTACCACCCGCCCATGGAAGTCATTCAAGTGCAATAAACACTACGACATTTGGGCGAACCTTGTCCGCAATAACACCGATTGAACCGCAGGTGAAAAGTTTGCATCATGACGTACCTGCTCAATCGGACTCCAGCGACGCTATGGATGTTAGCCGTGAGCAGATTGAAATGGCCCTAAGGCAACACAAGGGCGTGATTGCGCGCGTGGCTAAATCCTTAGGCTTGAGTCGACAGGCCTTGTATCGCCGCATGGATAAGTTTGGTCTAGAAAAATAA
- a CDS encoding ATP-binding protein: protein MQLRTKLIIYSTVCCALGVLLTLGVVSYRPTISPVEVAAPIKIPDITIPPLDVDKLQETVEAAIKNNEQLQQALPLQERLRAEQIKHELQKLEQLKQEQLQIKLYKLEQLKDGLFSPSVHPEVPPIAPPAEPISLPKLKLEHEAVSTPPITEWLFILLFACGTCALGVAWFTRHLARSLNALEVGLLNFNDNDFSVSIPANGEGQLKALAELFNDSAAKLRQERQYIYQRELLLDKVIQSSPNVMLLFNDHQKLMYANDAARHLFHIKGKMEGLSLDELLQDLPEALALALKQEKSGLFTMGEDDTETWYLSRGQFLLNNQQHNLILLKQMTRELNRQEVAVWKKVIRIISHELNNSVAPIASMVNSGRLLTKDLDNPKLKLIFDTIESRTNHLSQFIFNYARFAKLPLPQRRDVPWQQLIEHLTQHYPFTLANELPAEMGYFDQGQMEQVLLNLLKNAHESGSNPDEVTLSIRHQTMVDGAGFSIKIEDRGSGMSEEVLEQALLPFYSTKQSGTGLGLPLCREIIEAHDGSISMHNRNDGGLSVHLWLPQ from the coding sequence GTGCAACTGCGAACAAAATTAATCATTTATTCAACCGTTTGTTGCGCCTTAGGTGTGCTCTTGACCTTAGGTGTTGTGAGCTATCGTCCGACTATCTCGCCCGTTGAAGTCGCTGCGCCCATCAAGATCCCCGATATAACTATACCGCCCCTCGATGTAGATAAGCTGCAAGAGACTGTCGAGGCAGCAATTAAAAATAACGAGCAATTACAGCAAGCTCTGCCATTGCAAGAGCGTTTAAGGGCGGAACAGATTAAGCATGAGCTGCAAAAGTTGGAGCAACTTAAGCAAGAACAGCTGCAAATTAAGCTCTATAAACTCGAGCAACTTAAAGACGGACTCTTTAGCCCTTCAGTCCATCCTGAAGTGCCGCCCATAGCGCCACCCGCTGAACCTATCTCGCTGCCTAAGTTGAAGTTAGAACACGAGGCAGTGTCCACACCGCCAATCACTGAATGGCTATTCATATTACTGTTTGCCTGCGGCACCTGTGCCTTGGGTGTGGCTTGGTTTACCCGCCATTTAGCTCGCAGTCTCAATGCATTAGAGGTTGGTTTACTCAACTTTAACGACAATGACTTTAGCGTCAGCATTCCGGCGAATGGTGAAGGGCAGCTGAAAGCATTGGCGGAGTTATTCAATGATTCGGCGGCTAAGCTGCGCCAAGAGCGGCAATATATTTACCAGCGGGAATTGCTGCTGGATAAGGTAATTCAAAGCTCTCCGAATGTGATGCTGCTGTTTAACGATCATCAAAAACTCATGTATGCCAACGATGCGGCGCGGCATCTTTTTCATATCAAAGGCAAGATGGAAGGCTTGAGCCTCGACGAGCTGCTGCAAGACTTACCCGAAGCGCTTGCCTTGGCCCTTAAGCAGGAAAAGAGCGGCCTGTTTACCATGGGTGAGGATGATACTGAGACTTGGTATCTGAGCCGTGGCCAGTTTTTACTGAATAACCAACAGCATAACTTAATCTTGCTTAAGCAGATGACCCGAGAGCTTAATCGTCAGGAAGTGGCGGTATGGAAGAAGGTGATCCGCATTATCAGCCATGAGCTAAATAATTCCGTTGCGCCCATCGCCTCCATGGTGAACTCGGGGCGTTTACTGACGAAAGATCTCGATAATCCCAAGCTTAAGCTGATATTCGACACCATAGAGAGTCGCACGAATCACTTGAGCCAGTTTATTTTCAATTATGCGCGCTTTGCTAAACTGCCTTTACCGCAGCGACGTGATGTGCCGTGGCAGCAGCTTATCGAGCATTTAACCCAACATTACCCTTTTACCTTAGCCAATGAGTTACCCGCTGAAATGGGCTATTTCGACCAAGGGCAAATGGAGCAAGTCCTGCTGAATTTACTGAAAAATGCCCATGAATCAGGTTCTAACCCCGATGAAGTCACGCTCTCGATTCGTCACCAAACCATGGTGGATGGGGCGGGCTTTAGTATCAAAATCGAGGACCGTGGCAGTGGTATGTCCGAGGAAGTGTTAGAGCAAGCCCTATTGCCCTTTTACTCGACTAAACAATCGGGCACGGGTTTAGGCCTGCCACTTTGCCGCGAAATTATCGAAGCCCACGATGGCAGCATTAGCATGCATAACCGCAACGACGGCGGCCTATCGGTACATTTGTGGCTGCCGCAATAA
- a CDS encoding ABC transporter permease has product MFFYYLDLAWRSIKKTPMLSALMIMAISIGIGITITTLNIYKMMSINPAGEKSGQLFAVQLWSQGPDAWDRFDQQITYQDGMNLLKSDIPSLQTPMFRTGGAVQTEDPAFLPVLQSRVRVTNNDFFPLFGLEFQFGQAWDDSVDKDARYEVVLTDELNKTLFAGQNSVGKTIYFNAKPYQVVGVLKPWEPSPNYYDLNNGAFGNVDTLFVPYSLAPIEEYGSWGNTNGWNYESINTYAQRLTSEKHWTQYWVQLDTPEQVAEYRQWVRQYIEQQKKLGRFSSPKADVQLSDVDQWLAINKVVPEDNKVLVGLSALFLIVCLVNMLGLLLSKFLRRAPEIGVRRAIGASQGQIFAQHMVEVSLMGLFGGLLGLAWAWGSLMLLTKKFDLEASLTHLDTSMWLIAPMIAILAAVVAGIYPAWRVCTTNPSVYLKSQ; this is encoded by the coding sequence ATGTTCTTCTATTACTTAGATTTAGCTTGGCGTAGCATCAAAAAAACGCCCATGTTGTCGGCATTGATGATCATGGCGATTTCCATCGGCATTGGCATCACTATCACCACACTCAATATTTATAAAATGATGTCGATTAACCCTGCGGGGGAGAAATCCGGCCAATTGTTTGCGGTGCAGCTATGGAGCCAAGGTCCAGATGCCTGGGATCGCTTCGATCAACAGATCACCTATCAAGACGGGATGAACTTACTCAAGAGTGATATTCCTAGCCTACAAACACCTATGTTTCGCACGGGCGGCGCGGTGCAAACCGAAGATCCGGCTTTTTTACCCGTGCTGCAATCTCGGGTTAGGGTAACCAATAACGACTTTTTTCCACTGTTTGGCCTTGAGTTTCAATTTGGTCAGGCGTGGGATGACAGTGTCGATAAGGATGCTCGCTACGAAGTGGTGTTGACCGATGAGCTGAATAAAACGCTGTTTGCGGGCCAAAATAGTGTCGGCAAGACGATTTATTTCAATGCTAAGCCCTATCAAGTGGTTGGAGTACTTAAGCCTTGGGAGCCGAGTCCAAACTATTACGACCTTAACAATGGCGCCTTTGGCAATGTGGATACTTTGTTTGTGCCCTACAGCTTAGCGCCGATTGAGGAATATGGCAGTTGGGGGAATACCAACGGTTGGAACTATGAAAGCATCAACACCTATGCACAGCGTTTAACCTCTGAAAAGCATTGGACCCAGTATTGGGTGCAACTGGATACGCCTGAGCAAGTGGCTGAGTACCGTCAGTGGGTACGCCAATATATTGAACAACAAAAGAAATTAGGCCGCTTTAGCTCGCCTAAGGCCGATGTGCAGTTGTCCGATGTTGACCAATGGTTAGCCATCAATAAAGTGGTGCCGGAGGATAACAAGGTGCTGGTGGGCCTGAGTGCACTCTTCTTAATTGTCTGTTTAGTCAATATGTTAGGTCTGTTGCTGTCTAAGTTTTTACGTCGAGCTCCCGAGATTGGTGTGCGCCGCGCCATCGGGGCCAGCCAAGGGCAGATCTTTGCCCAACATATGGTGGAAGTGTCCTTGATGGGGTTATTCGGCGGTTTACTCGGCTTGGCTTGGGCCTGGGGCTCATTGATGCTGCTGACCAAGAAGTTTGATTTGGAGGCGTCTTTAACTCACCTCGATACCAGCATGTGGTTGATAGCGCCAATGATCGCGATTTTGGCGGCTGTGGTGGCTGGCATTTACCCCGCGTGGCGTGTGTGTACGACTAACCCAAGTGTTTATCTTAAGAGCCAATAA
- a CDS encoding curli production assembly/transport protein CsgE, translated as MRSLKKRLFVCILCPLLLVSSPSVLADDDIEISGLVIDRTLTRFGKDFGFYYSSYWRELPFTQGFNVTLYETVFPQAGTVLTLEVNGTRIYTTHFGRRANPIKESAEQAILLTIDYLAQVRANAITGDFSGTTDDF; from the coding sequence GTGAGATCGTTAAAAAAGCGGTTGTTCGTCTGCATCTTGTGTCCCTTGCTGCTTGTCAGTTCCCCCAGTGTTTTGGCCGATGATGACATTGAAATCAGTGGATTAGTTATAGACAGAACCTTAACCCGTTTTGGTAAGGATTTTGGCTTTTACTATTCAAGTTATTGGCGCGAATTGCCCTTTACCCAAGGCTTTAACGTGACCCTATATGAAACCGTGTTTCCACAGGCGGGCACGGTTTTAACCTTAGAGGTCAACGGTACGCGTATCTATACCACGCACTTTGGCCGCCGCGCCAATCCTATTAAGGAAAGCGCAGAGCAGGCCATATTGCTGACCATTGATTACTTAGCTCAGGTTCGAGCCAATGCCATTACGGGTGATTTTTCAGGAACAACGGACGACTTTTAG
- a CDS encoding curli assembly protein CsgF, producing MTYRTLLSLAVLSMACTSQATELIYTPVNPSFGGNPLNGSFLLNKAQAQNDNKASSTEKDFVTRFKESLERNIINSITRGVADGEITDGVYDTGDFRIEVASTGTGVMLTITNIETGEVTVIEMPTFGGGN from the coding sequence ATGACTTACAGGACGTTACTTTCTCTTGCCGTGCTCAGCATGGCATGCACAAGCCAAGCAACCGAATTAATCTATACCCCAGTGAATCCCAGCTTTGGCGGTAATCCGCTTAATGGCTCCTTTCTGCTGAATAAAGCGCAGGCTCAAAACGATAACAAAGCCAGCTCGACCGAAAAGGACTTTGTTACCCGCTTTAAGGAATCCTTAGAACGTAACATCATTAACTCCATCACCCGTGGGGTGGCCGACGGGGAGATCACTGATGGGGTGTACGATACGGGTGATTTCCGTATTGAAGTGGCTTCAACTGGCACAGGGGTGATGCTGACCATCACCAATATCGAAACCGGTGAAGTGACAGTGATTGAAATGCCAACCTTCGGAGGCGGAAACTAA
- a CDS encoding ABC transporter ATP-binding protein: protein MLSMKNISKVFKTDLVETHALRDFNLEVNEGEFVAVTGPSGSGKTTFLNIAGLLEGFTHGDYFLDGINVSNLSDNKSAAVRNEKIGFIFQGFNLIPDLNLAENIEVPLRYRGFSAKERKRRVEQALEQVGLGARMKHLPTQLSGGQQQRVAIARALAGEPRFLLADEPTGNLDSLMARQVMELLENINQSGTTIIMVTHDPELARRAQRNIQIVDGQVCDFTMYQPNAARSASHGSVDKLVANAQG, encoded by the coding sequence ATGTTATCAATGAAGAATATCAGTAAGGTTTTTAAAACGGACTTAGTGGAAACCCACGCGCTGCGGGATTTCAACCTTGAGGTGAACGAGGGCGAGTTTGTGGCGGTTACGGGTCCTTCTGGCTCAGGTAAAACCACCTTCTTAAATATCGCTGGCTTGCTCGAAGGCTTCACCCATGGGGATTATTTTTTAGATGGGATTAATGTCTCCAACCTCAGTGATAACAAGAGTGCCGCCGTACGTAACGAGAAGATTGGCTTTATCTTCCAAGGCTTTAACTTGATCCCCGATCTTAACCTCGCGGAAAACATTGAAGTGCCGCTGCGCTACCGTGGTTTTAGTGCCAAGGAGCGTAAACGCCGTGTGGAGCAAGCGTTAGAGCAAGTGGGCTTAGGCGCGCGGATGAAGCATTTGCCGACCCAATTATCCGGCGGTCAGCAGCAAAGGGTGGCGATTGCCCGCGCTTTAGCGGGGGAGCCTCGTTTTCTGCTCGCCGACGAACCTACGGGTAACCTCGACAGTTTAATGGCCCGCCAAGTGATGGAATTATTGGAGAATATTAACCAATCTGGCACCACGATCATCATGGTGACCCACGATCCTGAACTGGCTCGCCGAGCCCAACGCAATATCCAAATTGTCGATGGTCAAGTCTGCGACTTTACCATGTATCAACCTAATGCGGCCCGCAGTGCAAGCCACGGCAGTGTCGATAAACTGGTTGCTAACGCCCAAGGCTAG